A genome region from Heterodontus francisci isolate sHetFra1 unplaced genomic scaffold, sHetFra1.hap1 HAP1_SCAFFOLD_255, whole genome shotgun sequence includes the following:
- the LOC137366204 gene encoding histone H2AX-like → MSGRGKTSGKARAKAKSRSSRAGLQFPVGRVHRLLRKGNYAERVGAGAPVYLAAVLEYLTAEILELAGNAARDNKKSRIIPRHLQLAVRNDEELNKLLGGVTIAQGGVLPNIQAVLLPKKTSAQSSQKK, encoded by the coding sequence atgtctggaagaggaaagaccagcggcaaagctcgggccaaggccaagtctcgctcctcccgggctggattgcagttcccggtgggccgtgttcacaggctcttgagaaagggcaactatgctgagcgtgtgggtgccggagccccggtctatctggctgctgtgctcgagtatctgaccgctgaaatcctcgagctggctggcaacgcggcccgagacaacaagaagagccgcatcatccccagacacctgcagttggccgtccgcaacgatgaggagctcaacaagttgctggggggagtgaccatcgctcagggtggggtgctgcctaatatccaggccgtgctgctgcctaagaaaaccagcgctcagagctcccagaaaaagtaa